The proteins below are encoded in one region of Flavobacteriales bacterium:
- a CDS encoding T9SS type B sorting domain-containing protein, which produces CARRSGCATYVGESNRICFTINPEPTANCSKVDGTCANGNQASASVTVTGGTAPFTYAWSNGATTASIQDLTDGTYSVTVTDANGCSDNCSVTVSTVPCCNVTDPGEVAGTQEGCGPFDPEAFTNVTPATGGLGDIVYQWYSKTTETAWMPIPGANGETYDAPYTSVNTQYKRCAKRASCPEFVVCSDVLEIIIHSVPQVNCTSISGNCSNGNGASASVNVQSGTSPYTYLWSNGGTTQSIGNLAEGTYSVTVTDYFGCTASCSVNVTVEGCCNVTDGGHIAGGQENCGPFDPAAITSVAPATGGIGPVEYVWLWNSQNVPINNGNNGWVEIPNSNSETFDPGMLSESRCFIRCARNQGCTTYIGESNVICMVVNPVPVATCTPVNGDCNNSNSASASVSVSGGTSPYGYLWSNGATTASITGLTDGTYSVTVTDVKGCTTDCSTSVTTNPCCDVTEPGEVAGSQSGCGAFDPDPFTSVAPATGGLGDIVYQWYQKETETAWMPIPGANGETYDPGVISVNSQFKRCAKRTGCPEFEVCSNVLEITIHAAPLATCSKVDGNCNNGNVGSVSVTVQGGTSPYTYLWNNGATTASINGLAAGTYSVTVTDLNGCTATCSKTVEITPCCNVTNGGQIAGGQENCGPFDPDPITSASLPTGGLGDLEYVWLWNTQNVPNYGNNGWVEIPNSNSPTYDPGMITETRCFLRCSRRSGCTTYVGESNIICFVVNDSPVASCSSTDSGCNGSGTGTATVSVTGGEAPYTYAWSNGGTTATISGLMAGSYSVTVTDANGCTDNCTTVVGEPSGLSATCNSTNASCNGENDGSLSVNAAGGSAPYTYLWSNGATTASVDNVGAGSYSVTVTDANGCTATCSSTVGEPSAISATCTKVDGNCQNNNEASVSVAVSGGDEPYTYAWSNGATTASISGLAEGTYSVTVTDANGCTATCSKTVSVTPCCNVTNGGEIAGGGTNCGPFDPDPITSASLPTGGLGDLEYVWLWNTQNVPNYGNNGWVEIPNSNSPTYDPGMLTESRCFLRCSRRSGCTTYVGESNIICFTINPQPVATCSPENGSCNNGNVSSASVSVSGGTEPYAYLWSNGATTASISNLADGTYSVTVTDANGCSDDCSVSVAATPCCNVTEAGEIAGSQENCGPFDPDPITSVAPASGGIGPVEYVWLWNTENVPNYGNNGWVMIPGATGETYDPGMLTESRCFLRCARNQGCETYIGESNIICITINEAPVVSCTSTSGDCNNGNTASASVSASGGTEPYTYLWSNGATTASIDNLATGTYSVTVTDANGCEATCSTSVETTGCCNVTEPGEIGYDQENCGPLDVAELVSIADPSGGLGNLEIVWITRQGMSGPWQMIPGANGLSYDPGVVSVTTQFRRCARREGCSDYVGESNIITITIFPQPEVVCNPTHGDCSNNGMGSVSLTITGGTAPFTYLWSNGSTNAGISNLTAGDYSVTVTDANGCSADCAVTIMSEPCCNVTDGGEIAGSQENCGPFDPDPITSLVPATGGLGPVEYVWLWNTENVPNYGNNGWVMIPGANGETYDPGMLTESRCFLRCARNQGCEMYMGESNIICITVNPVPEVFCSEDDGTCANGRVASVYATSSGGTEPYAYLWSNGETTASIDSLAAGTYSVTVTDANGCEATCSKTVAITECCNVTDGGEITGSQENCGPFDPGAITSVTPASGGFGDLEYVWLWNTENVPNYGNNGWVMIPGATGESYDPGMLTESRCFLRCARRSGCEMYMGESNIICITINPVPTVACTPVDGNCGNGNVASASVSASGGTAPYAYLWSNGETTASISNLAEGTYSVTVTDANGCSADCSTSVSITPCCNVTDAGEISGSQESCGPFDPDPITSLAPATGGIGPVEYVWLWNTENVPNYGNNGWQVIPGANGESYDPGMLTESRCFLRCARNQGCETYVGESNIICITIFPALEVECSSISGDCGNGNVASASVDVLNGTAPYTYEWSNGETTAMIDSLAEGTYSVTVTDANGCSATCSESVVITPCCNVTDPGEIAGEQTNCTAFDPDPITSVAPATGGIGPVQYMWLQGDCNTDPNTWTPIPGATGVSYDPGMLTETTCFRRCARNSGCEPWIGESNIITITIQNALTIECSSISGDCGNGNVASASVDVIDGTAPFTYDWSNGETTADITGLAEGTYTVTVTDANGCTASCSESVIVTPCCNVTDPGEIAGGGSNCGAFDPDPITSVAPATGGIGPVQYMWLQGDCNTDPNTWTPIPGATGVSYDPGMLTETTCFRRCARNSGCEPWIGESNIITFTVYPAIQLSCNGLDGNCSNGNVVTAVAHASGGTEPYTISWSNGETTAMIDSLEAGTYTVTVTDVNGCEATCTTTVSVTPCCNVTDGGEIAETQENCGPFDPEPIVSVTPATGGIGPVEYAWYSGPCPGNDPTIGETAIPAGFTLIAGATGESYDPGMVEETTCYIRVARNQGCEEWIGESNIVSIIVNPTPVAQCSSENGTCENGNVGSASVTVSGAPSPFSYAWSNGETTASITGLAEGTYSVVVTDGHGCVDSCTTSVEVVPCCNVTDGGEIDGSQQNCGPFDPDPIVSVTPATGGIGPVEYAWYSGPCQGNDPTIGETAIPAGFTLIPGATGESYDPGLVEETTCYIRVARNHGCTDRVGESNIVSIEVDPTPVVQCSSENGTCENGNLGTASVTVSGSPSPFSYAWSNGGTGANITELAEGTYSVVVTDANGCVDSCSVQVENVGCCNVTDGGQIDGYQENCGPFDPDPIVSITPATGGIGPVEYAWYSGPCPPNDPTINAPTQEAIPAGFTLIPGADGESYDPGMVTENTCYIRVARNHGCTDWIGESNIVSITILDAPDVEVFISGGANPSCSGDVVELTAQSASAVNVEWSTGATSSSIEVTTAGTYVVTVWNEFGCSNMDSIDIDFFPTPEVEIEVSGNNPFCQGDSVLLTAVCQAGDGYQWSTGSTGTSIWVTEAGTYEVEVVDTNGCTASTSVDVEVFELPNVEIMVDGNNPLCDGDSALLTAVSQGAMSYEWNNGSTSESIWVYESGTYTVTVVDEGGCENHTSVEIEQGQTPLLEITGDTVACAGSSIELTAQYAGGEGVLWSNGSTSQTIVVTEAGEYCVSTASVDGCEASTCISIDFYTAPEVAVDVTAGNNPMCPGSEVELTATSQNAVSYVWSTQETSSSITVSQAGSYSVEITDANGCTAEGSIEVEEGQVPLIEITGGTEFCTGDSVMLTAQYAGGEGVTWSTGATTQSIWVSEAGQYCATTASINGCEAHACIEVEEAAIPEVNAGPDINICDGQSTMLTATGGTSGTVYTWYVDGEEVGTGASIVVSPGVGITEYVVVASNENCSISDEDHIKVYVYEYPLAGFERDPAGDVPFGSDVQFTDTTLGNVTDWHWDFGDGLTSMLQNPNHNYADPGSYWVTLIASNNGCTDTATAGLEVKVIIDIPNVFTPNNDGVNDVIWLQGTDLNNISMTIYSRWGHSVYASEGREFMWTGKTTEGVDCEAGTYYYVIQLEYKDGHVSEQTGFFTLLRN; this is translated from the coding sequence ACTGTTGAAGGGTGCTGTAATGTGACCGATGGCGGTCACATCGCTGGTGGTCAGGAAAACTGCGGTCCATTCGACCCAGCGGCCATCACTTCGGTTGCTCCAGCAACTGGTGGTATCGGTCCAGTAGAATATGTTTGGTTGTGGAACTCACAGAACGTTCCGATCAACAACGGAAACAACGGTTGGGTAGAGATTCCGAACAGCAATTCTGAGACCTTCGATCCTGGAATGCTGAGCGAAAGCCGCTGCTTCATCCGCTGTGCGAGAAACCAAGGTTGCACCACGTACATCGGTGAAAGCAACGTGATCTGCATGGTGGTGAACCCAGTTCCAGTTGCTACTTGCACTCCAGTAAATGGAGATTGCAACAACAGCAACTCAGCTTCCGCTTCTGTATCTGTTTCTGGCGGAACCTCACCTTACGGCTACCTGTGGAGCAATGGAGCAACAACTGCTTCTATCACAGGGTTGACCGATGGAACATACAGCGTGACGGTGACAGACGTGAAAGGTTGTACAACTGACTGTTCAACATCAGTTACCACAAACCCATGCTGCGATGTGACCGAACCAGGCGAGGTTGCTGGAAGCCAAAGTGGTTGTGGTGCGTTCGACCCAGATCCATTTACAAGTGTTGCACCAGCAACAGGAGGTTTGGGCGATATCGTTTATCAATGGTATCAGAAAGAGACCGAAACGGCCTGGATGCCGATTCCTGGTGCGAACGGAGAAACGTATGATCCAGGTGTGATCAGCGTGAACTCGCAGTTCAAGCGTTGCGCAAAACGAACAGGTTGTCCTGAATTTGAGGTCTGCTCGAATGTGCTTGAGATCACCATCCATGCGGCACCTTTGGCCACTTGCTCGAAAGTAGATGGCAACTGCAACAATGGAAACGTTGGTTCGGTATCTGTGACTGTTCAGGGTGGAACTTCCCCTTACACATATCTGTGGAACAATGGAGCAACAACTGCTTCTATCAACGGTCTGGCCGCTGGAACGTACAGCGTGACTGTCACGGATTTGAATGGATGTACGGCCACTTGCAGCAAAACGGTTGAAATCACTCCATGCTGCAATGTGACTAACGGAGGTCAGATCGCTGGTGGTCAGGAGAACTGCGGTCCATTCGATCCAGACCCGATCACATCGGCCTCATTGCCAACTGGCGGACTGGGAGACCTTGAATACGTGTGGTTGTGGAATACGCAGAACGTTCCGAACTACGGTAACAACGGTTGGGTGGAAATTCCGAACAGCAACTCACCGACATACGATCCAGGAATGATCACCGAGACACGCTGCTTCCTGCGTTGTTCAAGAAGAAGCGGATGTACGACCTACGTTGGCGAAAGCAACATCATCTGCTTTGTGGTGAACGATAGCCCAGTTGCTTCATGCTCATCTACCGATAGCGGTTGCAACGGTTCTGGAACAGGAACAGCAACGGTAAGCGTAACTGGTGGCGAAGCTCCTTACACGTATGCTTGGAGCAATGGCGGAACAACCGCTACCATTTCTGGTCTGATGGCTGGAAGCTACAGCGTAACTGTAACCGATGCCAACGGATGTACCGATAACTGCACTACTGTGGTTGGTGAACCAAGCGGATTGTCTGCTACATGCAACTCAACCAATGCATCTTGTAATGGCGAGAACGATGGTTCGTTGAGTGTGAATGCTGCTGGCGGAAGCGCTCCTTACACGTACTTGTGGAGCAACGGTGCTACAACTGCATCTGTTGATAATGTTGGTGCTGGTTCGTACTCAGTAACTGTTACGGATGCGAACGGATGTACTGCAACTTGTTCATCAACAGTTGGTGAGCCAAGCGCCATTTCAGCAACATGTACCAAGGTTGATGGCAACTGCCAGAACAATAACGAGGCTTCGGTTTCTGTAGCTGTGAGCGGTGGCGATGAGCCTTACACGTACGCTTGGAGCAATGGTGCGACCACAGCTTCTATCAGCGGTTTGGCTGAGGGAACTTACAGCGTAACGGTAACTGATGCCAACGGATGTACTGCAACTTGCAGCAAGACCGTTTCGGTTACTCCATGCTGCAATGTGACCAACGGAGGCGAGATCGCAGGCGGTGGCACAAACTGTGGGCCATTCGACCCGGATCCGATCACATCGGCCTCATTGCCAACGGGCGGATTGGGTGACCTTGAATACGTGTGGTTGTGGAATACACAGAACGTTCCGAACTACGGCAACAACGGCTGGGTGGAAATTCCGAACAGCAATTCACCTACGTATGATCCAGGTATGTTGACGGAAAGCCGTTGCTTCCTGCGTTGTTCAAGAAGAAGTGGATGTACGACCTATGTGGGCGAGAGCAATATCATTTGCTTCACCATCAATCCGCAACCAGTTGCAACCTGCTCTCCTGAAAACGGAAGCTGCAACAACGGAAACGTTTCTTCTGCTTCCGTATCGGTAAGTGGTGGAACGGAACCATACGCGTATCTATGGAGCAACGGAGCAACTACAGCTTCCATCAGCAACCTTGCTGATGGCACTTACAGCGTAACTGTTACGGATGCGAACGGATGCTCGGATGATTGTTCTGTATCTGTTGCCGCAACGCCATGCTGCAACGTAACGGAAGCTGGTGAGATCGCTGGTTCTCAGGAAAACTGTGGTCCATTCGATCCAGACCCGATCACTTCGGTTGCTCCAGCATCTGGTGGTATCGGACCAGTGGAATACGTCTGGTTGTGGAACACCGAAAACGTTCCGAACTACGGAAACAACGGTTGGGTCATGATTCCTGGCGCAACAGGTGAAACCTACGATCCAGGAATGTTGACAGAAAGCCGATGCTTCTTGCGATGCGCAAGAAACCAAGGTTGTGAGACCTACATCGGTGAAAGCAACATCATCTGCATCACCATCAATGAAGCGCCAGTTGTATCGTGCACTTCTACAAGTGGCGATTGCAACAACGGAAATACAGCTTCGGCCTCTGTGTCTGCAAGCGGTGGAACTGAACCATACACGTATCTGTGGAGTAATGGTGCCACAACAGCATCAATTGACAATTTGGCCACAGGAACGTACAGCGTAACGGTTACCGATGCCAACGGTTGTGAGGCTACATGCAGCACATCGGTTGAGACAACTGGTTGCTGCAATGTGACCGAACCAGGCGAGATCGGATACGATCAGGAGAACTGCGGACCATTGGATGTGGCTGAGTTGGTAAGCATTGCCGATCCATCAGGCGGTCTTGGAAACCTCGAGATCGTTTGGATCACACGTCAGGGAATGTCTGGCCCATGGCAGATGATTCCTGGAGCCAACGGATTGTCTTACGATCCAGGTGTGGTGAGTGTAACTACGCAGTTCAGAAGATGTGCAAGACGAGAAGGATGCAGTGATTATGTGGGCGAAAGCAACATCATCACCATCACCATCTTCCCTCAACCAGAAGTTGTTTGCAACCCAACACATGGCGATTGCAGCAACAACGGAATGGGTTCTGTATCATTGACCATTACTGGTGGAACAGCACCATTCACATATCTGTGGAGCAACGGTTCTACCAATGCGGGCATCAGCAACCTTACTGCTGGCGATTACAGCGTAACCGTTACGGATGCAAATGGCTGTTCAGCCGATTGTGCTGTCACCATCATGTCTGAGCCATGCTGCAACGTTACTGATGGTGGCGAGATCGCTGGTTCGCAAGAGAACTGCGGTCCGTTCGATCCAGACCCGATCACTTCGCTTGTTCCTGCAACAGGTGGTCTTGGACCAGTAGAATATGTATGGTTGTGGAACACCGAGAACGTACCGAACTACGGTAACAACGGTTGGGTGATGATCCCTGGTGCAAATGGCGAGACCTATGATCCAGGTATGCTGACTGAAAGCCGATGCTTCCTGCGATGTGCAAGAAACCAAGGCTGTGAGATGTACATGGGCGAAAGCAACATCATCTGCATCACCGTGAACCCAGTTCCAGAAGTATTCTGCTCTGAGGATGATGGTACATGTGCCAATGGAAGAGTGGCATCCGTATATGCTACGTCTTCTGGCGGAACAGAACCTTATGCATACCTGTGGAGCAATGGCGAGACCACGGCCAGTATCGACAGCTTGGCTGCGGGAACGTACAGCGTAACGGTAACGGATGCAAACGGCTGTGAAGCTACTTGCAGCAAGACCGTTGCTATTACAGAATGCTGTAATGTGACCGATGGTGGTGAGATCACAGGTTCGCAAGAGAACTGTGGCCCATTCGATCCAGGAGCGATCACTTCAGTTACGCCTGCATCAGGTGGTTTTGGAGATCTTGAATACGTGTGGTTGTGGAACACCGAGAACGTACCGAACTATGGAAACAACGGTTGGGTGATGATTCCTGGTGCCACAGGCGAGAGCTACGATCCAGGTATGCTGACTGAAAGCCGTTGCTTCTTGCGCTGTGCGCGAAGAAGTGGTTGTGAGATGTACATGGGCGAAAGCAACATCATCTGCATCACAATTAACCCAGTTCCTACGGTGGCCTGTACTCCAGTTGACGGAAACTGCGGCAATGGAAATGTGGCCTCTGCTTCTGTTAGCGCAAGCGGAGGAACAGCACCTTACGCATACCTGTGGAGCAACGGTGAGACCACGGCTTCAATCAGCAATCTGGCGGAAGGAACGTACAGCGTAACAGTAACGGATGCCAACGGTTGCAGTGCCGATTGTTCGACTTCGGTCTCGATCACGCCATGCTGTAACGTGACGGATGCTGGAGAGATCTCAGGTTCTCAGGAAAGCTGCGGTCCATTCGATCCGGATCCGATCACAAGTCTTGCTCCTGCAACAGGCGGTATCGGTCCAGTTGAATATGTATGGTTGTGGAACACAGAGAACGTTCCGAACTATGGAAACAATGGCTGGCAGGTGATTCCAGGTGCCAATGGCGAAAGCTATGATCCAGGCATGTTGACGGAAAGCCGTTGCTTCCTGCGATGTGCAAGAAACCAAGGTTGCGAAACCTATGTGGGCGAAAGCAACATCATCTGCATTACCATCTTCCCTGCACTTGAGGTCGAGTGTTCAAGCATCTCAGGCGATTGCGGAAATGGAAACGTGGCAAGTGCATCTGTAGATGTGCTGAATGGAACAGCTCCTTACACTTACGAGTGGAGCAATGGCGAAACCACTGCCATGATAGATAGTCTTGCAGAAGGAACGTACAGCGTAACAGTAACAGATGCAAACGGTTGTTCGGCAACATGCAGCGAAAGCGTGGTCATTACGCCATGCTGTAATGTGACCGATCCAGGTGAGATCGCTGGCGAACAGACAAACTGTACTGCCTTCGATCCGGATCCGATCACTTCGGTTGCTCCTGCAACAGGCGGCATCGGTCCAGTACAATACATGTGGCTGCAAGGAGATTGCAACACCGATCCGAACACATGGACTCCGATTCCAGGTGCAACGGGTGTTAGCTATGACCCAGGAATGTTGACCGAGACCACATGTTTCAGAAGATGTGCGCGCAATAGCGGTTGCGAGCCATGGATCGGTGAAAGCAACATCATTACCATCACGATTCAGAATGCATTGACAATTGAGTGTTCAAGCATCTCTGGAGACTGCGGAAACGGAAACGTGGCCAGCGCATCTGTTGATGTGATCGATGGAACAGCTCCATTCACTTACGATTGGAGCAATGGCGAGACTACTGCCGACATCACCGGTCTTGCAGAAGGTACTTACACCGTAACGGTGACCGATGCCAACGGATGTACGGCATCTTGCAGCGAAAGCGTGATCGTTACGCCATGCTGCAATGTGACCGATCCAGGTGAAATTGCTGGTGGCGGTTCAAACTGCGGTGCCTTCGATCCAGATCCGATCACTTCGGTTGCTCCAGCAACAGGCGGCATCGGCCCAGTTCAGTACATGTGGCTGCAAGGAGATTGCAACACCGATCCGAACACATGGACACCGATTCCAGGTGCAACAGGCGTTAGCTATGACCCAGGAATGTTGACGGAGACCACATGTTTCAGAAGATGTGCGCGCAACAGCGGTTGTGAGCCATGGATCGGTGAGAGTAATATCATCACCTTCACAGTTTACCCAGCTATTCAGCTTAGCTGCAATGGTTTGGATGGAAATTGCTCGAACGGAAACGTAGTAACAGCGGTTGCTCACGCTTCTGGCGGAACTGAGCCTTACACCATTTCTTGGAGCAATGGCGAAACCACGGCTATGATCGATAGCTTGGAGGCTGGAACGTACACGGTTACCGTAACTGATGTGAACGGTTGCGAGGCTACTTGCACAACCACGGTTTCTGTAACGCCTTGCTGCAACGTTACGGATGGTGGCGAGATCGCTGAAACGCAAGAGAACTGTGGTCCGTTCGACCCAGAGCCGATCGTAAGCGTAACGCCTGCAACAGGTGGTATCGGTCCAGTTGAGTATGCTTGGTACAGCGGTCCGTGCCCTGGCAACGACCCAACGATCGGTGAAACCGCAATTCCTGCTGGATTCACATTGATCGCTGGAGCAACAGGCGAGAGTTACGACCCTGGAATGGTGGAAGAGACCACTTGCTACATCCGTGTGGCGCGCAACCAAGGTTGTGAAGAGTGGATCGGTGAGAGCAACATTGTTTCGATCATCGTCAATCCAACGCCAGTTGCCCAATGTTCTTCTGAGAACGGAACATGCGAGAATGGAAACGTTGGTTCTGCAAGTGTAACCGTTAGCGGTGCCCCATCTCCATTCAGCTACGCTTGGAGCAATGGTGAAACCACGGCCAGCATTACAGGCCTTGCTGAAGGAACGTACAGCGTGGTTGTGACCGATGGTCACGGCTGTGTGGATTCATGCACAACTTCGGTTGAAGTGGTTCCATGCTGTAATGTGACCGATGGAGGTGAAATTGATGGTTCTCAGCAGAACTGCGGTCCGTTTGACCCAGATCCAATTGTGAGCGTTACACCAGCAACAGGTGGCATCGGTCCAGTTGAATATGCTTGGTACAGCGGTCCTTGTCAAGGAAATGACCCAACCATCGGAGAAACAGCAATCCCTGCTGGATTCACTCTTATTCCTGGTGCCACAGGCGAAAGCTACGATCCAGGATTGGTTGAAGAGACCACTTGCTACATCCGTGTGGCGCGTAATCACGGTTGTACTGACCGGGTTGGAGAAAGCAATATTGTCTCGATTGAGGTCGATCCAACGCCAGTTGTACAATGCAGTTCTGAGAACGGAACGTGTGAGAACGGAAACCTCGGTACTGCAAGTGTGACCGTGAGCGGTTCGCCATCTCCATTCAGCTATGCCTGGAGCAATGGTGGAACGGGAGCAAACATCACAGAACTTGCAGAAGGAACCTACTCAGTTGTGGTTACCGATGCTAACGGCTGTGTCGATTCGTGCAGCGTTCAAGTTGAGAATGTTGGTTGCTGCAACGTGACCGATGGTGGTCAAATTGATGGCTATCAAGAGAACTGCGGTCCATTCGATCCAGATCCGATCGTGAGCATTACTCCTGCAACAGGTGGCATCGGCCCGGTCGAGTACGCTTGGTACAGCGGCCCATGTCCTCCGAACGACCCAACGATCAATGCGCCTACTCAGGAAGCAATTCCTGCTGGATTCACATTGATCCCAGGTGCTGATGGCGAGAGCTATGATCCTGGAATGGTTACCGAGAACACCTGCTACATCCGAGTGGCGCGCAACCACGGTTGTACAGACTGGATCGGTGAAAGCAATATTGTGTCCATCACCATTCTGGATGCACCAGATGTGGAAGTGTTCATCTCTGGCGGAGCTAATCCGAGTTGTTCTGGCGATGTGGTTGAGCTCACAGCTCAGTCTGCAAGTGCTGTCAATGTGGAATGGTCAACGGGCGCAACTTCATCAAGCATTGAAGTAACAACCGCTGGAACTTATGTGGTGACCGTTTGGAACGAGTTCGGTTGTTCAAACATGGATAGCATCGACATCGACTTCTTCCCAACACCAGAGGTTGAGATCGAGGTTTCAGGAAACAACCCATTTTGTCAGGGAGACAGCGTCCTACTTACCGCTGTTTGTCAGGCTGGCGATGGTTACCAATGGAGCACAGGCTCAACGGGTACCAGCATTTGGGTAACGGAGGCTGGAACCTACGAAGTGGAAGTAGTTGACACCAACGGTTGTACAGCTTCTACTTCAGTAGATGTGGAAGTGTTCGAACTGCCGAATGTGGAGATCATGGTGGATGGAAACAATCCGCTTTGCGATGGCGACAGTGCGCTGCTGACAGCAGTTTCTCAGGGTGCGATGAGCTATGAGTGGAACAACGGTTCAACTTCAGAATCCATCTGGGTTTATGAGTCAGGAACGTACACCGTAACCGTGGTTGATGAAGGTGGCTGCGAGAACCATACTTCGGTCGAGATCGAGCAGGGACAAACTCCGCTTCTCGAGATCACGGGTGATACGGTAGCATGTGCTGGAAGCAGCATTGAGCTCACAGCTCAGTACGCTGGGGGCGAAGGAGTTCTTTGGTCAAATGGTTCCACCTCGCAAACCATTGTTGTAACGGAAGCAGGCGAGTACTGCGTCTCTACGGCATCTGTTGATGGTTGCGAAGCCTCCACTTGTATCAGCATCGACTTCTATACTGCGCCAGAAGTTGCGGTAGATGTAACGGCTGGTAACAACCCAATGTGTCCTGGTAGTGAGGTTGAATTGACAGCCACTTCGCAGAACGCGGTGAGCTACGTTTGGAGTACGCAAGAGACTTCATCAAGCATCACAGTATCTCAGGCTGGCTCTTACAGCGTGGAGATCACGGATGCCAACGGTTGTACTGCCGAAGGGTCGATAGAGGTTGAAGAAGGTCAAGTACCGCTTATCGAGATTACGGGTGGAACAGAGTTCTGTACGGGCGACAGCGTCATGCTGACAGCGCAGTATGCTGGTGGCGAAGGTGTTACTTGGTCAACAGGAGCAACCACTCAGAGCATTTGGGTGAGTGAAGCAGGACAATACTGTGCAACGACTGCATCCATCAACGGCTGCGAAGCTCATGCTTGCATCGAAGTAGAGGAAGCGGCCATTCCAGAAGTGAACGCTGGTCCAGACATCAATATCTGTGATGGTCAAAGCACAATGCTTACTGCAACTGGAGGCACTTCAGGAACCGTTTACACTTGGTATGTGGATGGTGAAGAGGTCGGAACCGGAGCATCCATTGTTGTGAGTCCTGGGGTAGGAATCACCGAATACGTGGTTGTCGCTTCGAACGAAAACTGTAGCATCTCAGACGAGGATCACATCAAAGTATATGTGTACGAATATCCGCTTGCAGGATTTGAGCGTGACCCAGCGGGTGATGTTCCATTCGGAAGCGATGTTCAGTTCACAGATACAACGCTCGGAAACGTTACCGATTGGCATTGGGACTTTGGAGATGGTCTGACAAGCATGTTGCAGAATCCGAACCATAACTACGCAGATCCAGGCTCATACTGGGTGACATTGATCGCATCGAACAATGGTTGTACAGACACGGCAACGGCTGGTCTCGAAGTGAAGGTGATCATCGATATTCCTAACGTGTTCACTCCGAACAACGATGGGGTCAATGATGTGATCTGGTTGCAAGGCACCGATCTGAACAACATCAGCATGACCATTTACAGTCGTTGGGGACACAGCGTGTATGCAAGCGAAGGCCGCGAGTTCATGTGGACAGGTAAGACGACCGAAGGCGTTGACTGCGAGGCCGGTACATACTACTATGTGATTCAGTTGGAGTACAAGGATGGTCACGTAAGTGAGCAGACAGGTTTCTTCACGCTGCTGCGGAACTGA